In a genomic window of Oncorhynchus keta strain PuntledgeMale-10-30-2019 chromosome 26, Oket_V2, whole genome shotgun sequence:
- the cracd gene encoding capping protein inhibiting regulator of actin dynamics isoform X1, which produces MLVLNHVLQSSPTTVHRLSDRRSHKRTVVEERRRQGKFQPFRRLFGRRKKREAAERGFDAVELKASFSTGEVCNGVVSDDEETNQHLRELNPIGSRALSHDSVFIPEEAVQEPSPEHTMSQENVSDKVRNLQRQIAQNIKFGQRPPSLRKSEGDEGSSDEEEVPRSPLKVLAQVEAEPVDTETKVKGASMSQGPSQSQGPSQSQGPSQSHGAAQAGTPSTPVKSPRSKRVLPATGTIESIDLDGVPQSVPRLDNTAAKHKLSVKPKNQRISRKHRRFTQDLQEVDISGILQEETDAADVQYRTAEEETPPEKTKKQKLQEDERQESRRKRELAEQRHREEEEDRKKKAEEWRLRELEEERCRQQEEELIRKEEEERRQGEEMERRMKEEEERRIREEEERRQRELEVMRIREEEERIQREEERRMREELELMQREEEQRTLEEEKRRKEEEERMRKEEEERKQHELEAERLCVEEEKRLKEAEEEEERKKNQVEEKRKLLAEEEEEKRLCAEVAASSSDPERKRRAEEVRWREMEERQRPFTFKVSSGEKQILFQKVNLTPVTPASSQQGGAVTEHKEGVKASSPGGADSPTLPSSQYVPHTAILVTGAQLCGTAVNLDHIKETACKSLLGLADEKKAAMGTPPPTKSKTSPDRKSGKTKSLSESTDQSSAAVLAEWASIRSKIFKGAGEGKYEEYPDRQSRPSSEDQSPFLHSNLRKTMSASAKFSITPARKKFADSNRNSEVLSQEEKEGGRPASAVSDTSSSASVPPAASPAPDSKTQSRGGKTVRIADGTGECMFAKDLPSFIVPSSSQASPRPKGSETDTGSLGGESEDSDGREEGEEKGQPSPFGIKLRRTNYSLRFHSDQSTDKRKKRYSAGDSFDGVPSPLTPIDRDSDASVFSNSSSPASPLRESIPGVKPGHVIVSLPEPRAKAGKSPTPSMHSEGEKLPSKPSLYQRPSTSPKPATPPPSPLPKVGRESSSDAVVQRSWVEADSAGHEERGERRREETSAVAQLHRNGQGQSQGQGEGEPKEKRSFFPSISIPWREKADRKTELIRREGKPSLQSRHSLDSTRVQDKESGPLWITLALQKQKGFREQQQSRDERRSHREAKLSEKQTKDKDSDVLLSPMEGKGSRNTNSPKPQTPEEAKRPDTLLGRLERRDLLKKANTLPSSVTVEIADPTPSPPAVKELTKRFPSTDSPQVSTEPAWLALAKRKAKAWSDCPQIIK; this is translated from the exons ATGTTGGTTCTCAACCATGTCCTCCAGAGTAGTCCTACTACTGTACATAGGCTTTCAGATAGGCGCTCACATAAACGTACTGTTGTTGAAG AGAGGCGACGGCAGGGCAAATTCCAGCCGTTCCGACGCCTGTttgggaggaggaagaagagggaggcaGCGGAGAGGGGCTTTGATGCAGTAGAGCTGAAGGCTAGCTTCTCCACAGGGGAAGTGTGCAACGGAGTCGTCTCAGATGATGAGGAGACCAATCAACATCTGAG GGAGCTGAACCCCATTGGCTCCCGAGCCCTCTCCCACGACAGTGTGTTTATCCCAGAGGAAGCAGTACAGGAGCCCAGTCCAGAACATACCATGTCCCAGGAAAACGTCTCCGATAAAGTCAGGAACCTGCAG AGGCAGATAGCACAGAATATCAAGTTTGGCCAGAGGCCCCCCTCTCTGAGGAAGAGTGAGGGAGACGAGGGCAGctcagatgaagaggaggtgCCCAGGAGCCCCCTGAAGGTCTTAGCCCAGGTGGAAGCTGAGCCAGTGGACACAGAGACAAAGGTAAAG GGGGCCAGCATGAGCCaagggcccagccagagccaagggcccagccagagccaagggcccagccagagccacgGAGCTGCCCAGGCCGGGACTCCAAGTACTCCAGTGAAATCTCCTAGGTCCAAACGAGTTCTTCCAGCCACCGGTACCATCGAGTCCATCGACCTGGACGGAGTCCCACAGTCTGTCCCTAGACTGGACAACACCGCTGCCAAGCATAAACTGTCAGTCAAACCCAAAAACCAGAGGATCTCCCGCAAGCACCGCCGATTCACACAG GATTTGCAAGAGGTGGATATCTCTGGCATACTGCAGGAGGAAACAGATGCCGCCGACGTCCAATACAGAACCGCTGAGGAAGAGACACCCCCAGAGAAAACTAAGAAGCAGAAACTGCAGGAGGACGAGAGACAGGAGTCCAGGAGGAAGAGAGAACTGGCAGAACAAAGGcacagagaggaagaagaggataggAAGAAGAaagcagaggagtggaggctgcgtgagttagaggaggagagatgtcgCCAACAGGAGGAGGAACTTATacgtaaagaggaggaggaaaggaggcagggagaggagatggagaggaggatgaaagaagaagaggaaaggaggattagggaggaagaagaaaggagacagagagaactggAAGTGATGAGaatcagagaggaagaagagaggatacagagagaagaagagagaaggatgagggagGAATTGGAGCTTATGCAgcgagaggaggagcagaggacactggaggaagagaaaaggaggaaagaggaagaggaaagaatgaggaaagaggaagaggagaggaagcagcACGAACTGGAGGCAGAGCGTCTCTGTGTCGAGGAGGAAAAGAGACTGAAAGAggcagaagaagaggaggaaaggaagaaaaACCAGGTGGAAGAAAAGAGAAAACTGcttgcagaggaggaggaggagaagagactgtgTGCAGAAGTGGCTGCGAGCAGCTCTGACCCTGAAAGGAAGAGGAGGGCGGAGGAGGTGcgctggagagagatggaggagagacaaaGGCCGTTCACCTTCAAAGTGTCCTCTGGGGAGAAGCAGATTCTGTTCCAGAAGGTCAACCTGACGCCTGTTACGCCGGCCTCCAGCCAGCAGGGGGGCGCTGTGACTGAACACAAAGAGGGAGTCAAGGCCTCGTCCCCTGGAGGAGCTGACTCCCCAACCCTCCCGTCCTCTCAGTATGTCCCCCACACAGCCATCCTGGTGACGGGTGCCCAGCTCTGTGGGACTGCTGTCAACCTGGACCATATCAAAGAAACAGCTTGTAAGTCTCTCCTGGGTCTGGCAGATGAAAAGAAAGCTGCCATGGGCACCCCACCACCAACCAAGAGCAAGACTTCACCAGACCGCAAGTCTGGGAAAACCAAATCCCTCAGCGAGTCCACAGACCAGTCCAGTGCAGCCGTCCTTGCAGAGTGGGCCAGTATCCGCTCCAAGATATTCAAGGGGGCGGGGGAGGGAAAGTATGAGGAATACCCAGACCGCCAGAGCCGACCCAGCAGTGAGGACCAGAGTCCGTTCCTCCATAGCAACCTCAGGAAGACCATGTCCGCCAGCGCCAAGTTCTCCATCACCCCGGCCAGGAAGAAGTTTGCCGACTCAAACAGGAACTCTGAGGTGTTGAGtcaggaagagaaggaaggaggaaggcCAGCATCTGCTGTCTCCGACACCTCCTCCAGTGCCTCTGTTCCCCCTGCAGCTTCACCAGCCCCAGACAGCAAGACCCAGAGCCGGGGTGGTAAGACTGTCCGGATTGCAGATGGAACAGGGGAGTGCATGTTTGCCAAAGACCTCCCGTCTTTCATAGTCCCCAGCTCTTCCCAGGCCTCACCCAGACCCAAGGGCTCTGAGACAGATACTGGGAGCCTGGGAGGAGAATCAGAGGACTCTGATGGccgggaggagggggaggagaagggccaGCCATCTCCGTTTGGGATCAAGCTGAGGAGGACCAACTACTCCCTCCGCTTCCACAGTGATCAGTCGACAGACAAGAGGAAGAAGAGGTACAGCGCCGGCGACAGCTTTGACGGGGTCCCCTCACCTCTGACCCCCATTGACCGCGACTCTGACGCCTCAGTGTTCTCTAATAGCTCCAGCCCTGCATCTCCACTCAGAGAGAGCATTCCTGGGGTCAAGCCTGGACATGTGATTGTATCTCTTCCAGAGCCCCGGGCCAAAGCAGGCAAGTCTCCCACCCCTTCCATGCACAGCGAGGGGGAGAAGCTGCCGTCCAAACCCTCACTTTACCAGAGACCCAGCACATCCCCTAAACCTGcaacccctcccccctctccactccccaaaGTGGGCAGAGAGAGTTCCAGTGACGCAGTGGTCCAGAGGAGCTGGGTGGAGGCTGATTCAGCTGGCCATGAGGAgcgaggtgagaggaggagggaggagacctCAGCTGTGGCCCAGCTCCACAGGAACGGCCAGGGACAGAGCCAGGGCCAGGGGGAGGGGGAGCCCAAGGAGAAGAGGTCCTTCTTCCCCTCCATCAGTATCCCCTGGCGGGAGAAGGCTGACAGGAAGACGGAGCTCATCAGAAGAG AGGGAAAGCCATCACTGCAGAGTAGGCACTCATTGGACAGTACGCGGGTCCAGGACAAGGAGTCAGGGCCTCTGTGGATCACGCTAGCGCTGCAGAAACAGAAAGGCTTCAGGGAGCAGCAGCAGAGCCGAGACGAACGCCGCAGCCACAGAGAGGCCAAACTGTCTGAGAAGCAAACCAAGGACAAAGACAGC GATGTGTTGCTTAGTCCTATGGAGGGTAAGGGGAGTAGAAACACCAACTCTCCCAAACCACAGACACCGGAGGAAGCTAAGAGACCAGACACCCTCCTGGGCCGCTTGGAGCGCCGGGACCTCCTGAAGAAAGCCAACACCCTGCCCAGCTCTGTCACAG TTGAGATTGCAGACCCCACTCCATCGCCCCCTGCAGTGAAGGAGTTGACCAAGCGCTTCCCATCCACTGACTCTCCCCAGGTGTCCACTGAGCCGGCCTGGCTGGCTCTGGCCAAGCGCAAGGCTAAAGCCTGGAGTGACTGCCCTCAGATCATCAAATAA
- the cracd gene encoding capping protein inhibiting regulator of actin dynamics isoform X3 gives MFPKVYLQWCAALSSCAAKIERRRQGKFQPFRRLFGRRKKREAAERGFDAVELKASFSTGEVCNGVVSDDEETNQHLRELNPIGSRALSHDSVFIPEEAVQEPSPEHTMSQENVSDKVRNLQRQIAQNIKFGQRPPSLRKSEGDEGSSDEEEVPRSPLKVLAQVEAEPVDTETKVKGASMSQGPSQSQGPSQSQGPSQSHGAAQAGTPSTPVKSPRSKRVLPATGTIESIDLDGVPQSVPRLDNTAAKHKLSVKPKNQRISRKHRRFTQDLQEVDISGILQEETDAADVQYRTAEEETPPEKTKKQKLQEDERQESRRKRELAEQRHREEEEDRKKKAEEWRLRELEEERCRQQEEELIRKEEEERRQGEEMERRMKEEEERRIREEEERRQRELEVMRIREEEERIQREEERRMREELELMQREEEQRTLEEEKRRKEEEERMRKEEEERKQHELEAERLCVEEEKRLKEAEEEEERKKNQVEEKRKLLAEEEEEKRLCAEVAASSSDPERKRRAEEVRWREMEERQRPFTFKVSSGEKQILFQKVNLTPVTPASSQQGGAVTEHKEGVKASSPGGADSPTLPSSQYVPHTAILVTGAQLCGTAVNLDHIKETACKSLLGLADEKKAAMGTPPPTKSKTSPDRKSGKTKSLSESTDQSSAAVLAEWASIRSKIFKGAGEGKYEEYPDRQSRPSSEDQSPFLHSNLRKTMSASAKFSITPARKKFADSNRNSEVLSQEEKEGGRPASAVSDTSSSASVPPAASPAPDSKTQSRGGKTVRIADGTGECMFAKDLPSFIVPSSSQASPRPKGSETDTGSLGGESEDSDGREEGEEKGQPSPFGIKLRRTNYSLRFHSDQSTDKRKKRYSAGDSFDGVPSPLTPIDRDSDASVFSNSSSPASPLRESIPGVKPGHVIVSLPEPRAKAGKSPTPSMHSEGEKLPSKPSLYQRPSTSPKPATPPPSPLPKVGRESSSDAVVQRSWVEADSAGHEERGERRREETSAVAQLHRNGQGQSQGQGEGEPKEKRSFFPSISIPWREKADRKTELIRREGKPSLQSRHSLDSTRVQDKESGPLWITLALQKQKGFREQQQSRDERRSHREAKLSEKQTKDKDSDVLLSPMEGKGSRNTNSPKPQTPEEAKRPDTLLGRLERRDLLKKANTLPSSVTVEIADPTPSPPAVKELTKRFPSTDSPQVSTEPAWLALAKRKAKAWSDCPQIIK, from the exons AGAGGCGACGGCAGGGCAAATTCCAGCCGTTCCGACGCCTGTttgggaggaggaagaagagggaggcaGCGGAGAGGGGCTTTGATGCAGTAGAGCTGAAGGCTAGCTTCTCCACAGGGGAAGTGTGCAACGGAGTCGTCTCAGATGATGAGGAGACCAATCAACATCTGAG GGAGCTGAACCCCATTGGCTCCCGAGCCCTCTCCCACGACAGTGTGTTTATCCCAGAGGAAGCAGTACAGGAGCCCAGTCCAGAACATACCATGTCCCAGGAAAACGTCTCCGATAAAGTCAGGAACCTGCAG AGGCAGATAGCACAGAATATCAAGTTTGGCCAGAGGCCCCCCTCTCTGAGGAAGAGTGAGGGAGACGAGGGCAGctcagatgaagaggaggtgCCCAGGAGCCCCCTGAAGGTCTTAGCCCAGGTGGAAGCTGAGCCAGTGGACACAGAGACAAAGGTAAAG GGGGCCAGCATGAGCCaagggcccagccagagccaagggcccagccagagccaagggcccagccagagccacgGAGCTGCCCAGGCCGGGACTCCAAGTACTCCAGTGAAATCTCCTAGGTCCAAACGAGTTCTTCCAGCCACCGGTACCATCGAGTCCATCGACCTGGACGGAGTCCCACAGTCTGTCCCTAGACTGGACAACACCGCTGCCAAGCATAAACTGTCAGTCAAACCCAAAAACCAGAGGATCTCCCGCAAGCACCGCCGATTCACACAG GATTTGCAAGAGGTGGATATCTCTGGCATACTGCAGGAGGAAACAGATGCCGCCGACGTCCAATACAGAACCGCTGAGGAAGAGACACCCCCAGAGAAAACTAAGAAGCAGAAACTGCAGGAGGACGAGAGACAGGAGTCCAGGAGGAAGAGAGAACTGGCAGAACAAAGGcacagagaggaagaagaggataggAAGAAGAaagcagaggagtggaggctgcgtgagttagaggaggagagatgtcgCCAACAGGAGGAGGAACTTATacgtaaagaggaggaggaaaggaggcagggagaggagatggagaggaggatgaaagaagaagaggaaaggaggattagggaggaagaagaaaggagacagagagaactggAAGTGATGAGaatcagagaggaagaagagaggatacagagagaagaagagagaaggatgagggagGAATTGGAGCTTATGCAgcgagaggaggagcagaggacactggaggaagagaaaaggaggaaagaggaagaggaaagaatgaggaaagaggaagaggagaggaagcagcACGAACTGGAGGCAGAGCGTCTCTGTGTCGAGGAGGAAAAGAGACTGAAAGAggcagaagaagaggaggaaaggaagaaaaACCAGGTGGAAGAAAAGAGAAAACTGcttgcagaggaggaggaggagaagagactgtgTGCAGAAGTGGCTGCGAGCAGCTCTGACCCTGAAAGGAAGAGGAGGGCGGAGGAGGTGcgctggagagagatggaggagagacaaaGGCCGTTCACCTTCAAAGTGTCCTCTGGGGAGAAGCAGATTCTGTTCCAGAAGGTCAACCTGACGCCTGTTACGCCGGCCTCCAGCCAGCAGGGGGGCGCTGTGACTGAACACAAAGAGGGAGTCAAGGCCTCGTCCCCTGGAGGAGCTGACTCCCCAACCCTCCCGTCCTCTCAGTATGTCCCCCACACAGCCATCCTGGTGACGGGTGCCCAGCTCTGTGGGACTGCTGTCAACCTGGACCATATCAAAGAAACAGCTTGTAAGTCTCTCCTGGGTCTGGCAGATGAAAAGAAAGCTGCCATGGGCACCCCACCACCAACCAAGAGCAAGACTTCACCAGACCGCAAGTCTGGGAAAACCAAATCCCTCAGCGAGTCCACAGACCAGTCCAGTGCAGCCGTCCTTGCAGAGTGGGCCAGTATCCGCTCCAAGATATTCAAGGGGGCGGGGGAGGGAAAGTATGAGGAATACCCAGACCGCCAGAGCCGACCCAGCAGTGAGGACCAGAGTCCGTTCCTCCATAGCAACCTCAGGAAGACCATGTCCGCCAGCGCCAAGTTCTCCATCACCCCGGCCAGGAAGAAGTTTGCCGACTCAAACAGGAACTCTGAGGTGTTGAGtcaggaagagaaggaaggaggaaggcCAGCATCTGCTGTCTCCGACACCTCCTCCAGTGCCTCTGTTCCCCCTGCAGCTTCACCAGCCCCAGACAGCAAGACCCAGAGCCGGGGTGGTAAGACTGTCCGGATTGCAGATGGAACAGGGGAGTGCATGTTTGCCAAAGACCTCCCGTCTTTCATAGTCCCCAGCTCTTCCCAGGCCTCACCCAGACCCAAGGGCTCTGAGACAGATACTGGGAGCCTGGGAGGAGAATCAGAGGACTCTGATGGccgggaggagggggaggagaagggccaGCCATCTCCGTTTGGGATCAAGCTGAGGAGGACCAACTACTCCCTCCGCTTCCACAGTGATCAGTCGACAGACAAGAGGAAGAAGAGGTACAGCGCCGGCGACAGCTTTGACGGGGTCCCCTCACCTCTGACCCCCATTGACCGCGACTCTGACGCCTCAGTGTTCTCTAATAGCTCCAGCCCTGCATCTCCACTCAGAGAGAGCATTCCTGGGGTCAAGCCTGGACATGTGATTGTATCTCTTCCAGAGCCCCGGGCCAAAGCAGGCAAGTCTCCCACCCCTTCCATGCACAGCGAGGGGGAGAAGCTGCCGTCCAAACCCTCACTTTACCAGAGACCCAGCACATCCCCTAAACCTGcaacccctcccccctctccactccccaaaGTGGGCAGAGAGAGTTCCAGTGACGCAGTGGTCCAGAGGAGCTGGGTGGAGGCTGATTCAGCTGGCCATGAGGAgcgaggtgagaggaggagggaggagacctCAGCTGTGGCCCAGCTCCACAGGAACGGCCAGGGACAGAGCCAGGGCCAGGGGGAGGGGGAGCCCAAGGAGAAGAGGTCCTTCTTCCCCTCCATCAGTATCCCCTGGCGGGAGAAGGCTGACAGGAAGACGGAGCTCATCAGAAGAG AGGGAAAGCCATCACTGCAGAGTAGGCACTCATTGGACAGTACGCGGGTCCAGGACAAGGAGTCAGGGCCTCTGTGGATCACGCTAGCGCTGCAGAAACAGAAAGGCTTCAGGGAGCAGCAGCAGAGCCGAGACGAACGCCGCAGCCACAGAGAGGCCAAACTGTCTGAGAAGCAAACCAAGGACAAAGACAGC GATGTGTTGCTTAGTCCTATGGAGGGTAAGGGGAGTAGAAACACCAACTCTCCCAAACCACAGACACCGGAGGAAGCTAAGAGACCAGACACCCTCCTGGGCCGCTTGGAGCGCCGGGACCTCCTGAAGAAAGCCAACACCCTGCCCAGCTCTGTCACAG TTGAGATTGCAGACCCCACTCCATCGCCCCCTGCAGTGAAGGAGTTGACCAAGCGCTTCCCATCCACTGACTCTCCCCAGGTGTCCACTGAGCCGGCCTGGCTGGCTCTGGCCAAGCGCAAGGCTAAAGCCTGGAGTGACTGCCCTCAGATCATCAAATAA
- the cracd gene encoding capping protein inhibiting regulator of actin dynamics isoform X2, giving the protein MLVLNHVLQSSPTTVHRLSDRRSHKRTVVEERRRQGKFQPFRRLFGRRKKREAAERGFDAVELKASFSTGEVCNGVVSDDEETNQHLRELNPIGSRALSHDSVFIPEEAVQEPSPEHTMSQENVSDKVRNLQRQIAQNIKFGQRPPSLRKSEGDEGSSDEEEVPRSPLKVLAQVEAEPVDTETKGASMSQGPSQSQGPSQSQGPSQSHGAAQAGTPSTPVKSPRSKRVLPATGTIESIDLDGVPQSVPRLDNTAAKHKLSVKPKNQRISRKHRRFTQDLQEVDISGILQEETDAADVQYRTAEEETPPEKTKKQKLQEDERQESRRKRELAEQRHREEEEDRKKKAEEWRLRELEEERCRQQEEELIRKEEEERRQGEEMERRMKEEEERRIREEEERRQRELEVMRIREEEERIQREEERRMREELELMQREEEQRTLEEEKRRKEEEERMRKEEEERKQHELEAERLCVEEEKRLKEAEEEEERKKNQVEEKRKLLAEEEEEKRLCAEVAASSSDPERKRRAEEVRWREMEERQRPFTFKVSSGEKQILFQKVNLTPVTPASSQQGGAVTEHKEGVKASSPGGADSPTLPSSQYVPHTAILVTGAQLCGTAVNLDHIKETACKSLLGLADEKKAAMGTPPPTKSKTSPDRKSGKTKSLSESTDQSSAAVLAEWASIRSKIFKGAGEGKYEEYPDRQSRPSSEDQSPFLHSNLRKTMSASAKFSITPARKKFADSNRNSEVLSQEEKEGGRPASAVSDTSSSASVPPAASPAPDSKTQSRGGKTVRIADGTGECMFAKDLPSFIVPSSSQASPRPKGSETDTGSLGGESEDSDGREEGEEKGQPSPFGIKLRRTNYSLRFHSDQSTDKRKKRYSAGDSFDGVPSPLTPIDRDSDASVFSNSSSPASPLRESIPGVKPGHVIVSLPEPRAKAGKSPTPSMHSEGEKLPSKPSLYQRPSTSPKPATPPPSPLPKVGRESSSDAVVQRSWVEADSAGHEERGERRREETSAVAQLHRNGQGQSQGQGEGEPKEKRSFFPSISIPWREKADRKTELIRREGKPSLQSRHSLDSTRVQDKESGPLWITLALQKQKGFREQQQSRDERRSHREAKLSEKQTKDKDSDVLLSPMEGKGSRNTNSPKPQTPEEAKRPDTLLGRLERRDLLKKANTLPSSVTVEIADPTPSPPAVKELTKRFPSTDSPQVSTEPAWLALAKRKAKAWSDCPQIIK; this is encoded by the exons ATGTTGGTTCTCAACCATGTCCTCCAGAGTAGTCCTACTACTGTACATAGGCTTTCAGATAGGCGCTCACATAAACGTACTGTTGTTGAAG AGAGGCGACGGCAGGGCAAATTCCAGCCGTTCCGACGCCTGTttgggaggaggaagaagagggaggcaGCGGAGAGGGGCTTTGATGCAGTAGAGCTGAAGGCTAGCTTCTCCACAGGGGAAGTGTGCAACGGAGTCGTCTCAGATGATGAGGAGACCAATCAACATCTGAG GGAGCTGAACCCCATTGGCTCCCGAGCCCTCTCCCACGACAGTGTGTTTATCCCAGAGGAAGCAGTACAGGAGCCCAGTCCAGAACATACCATGTCCCAGGAAAACGTCTCCGATAAAGTCAGGAACCTGCAG AGGCAGATAGCACAGAATATCAAGTTTGGCCAGAGGCCCCCCTCTCTGAGGAAGAGTGAGGGAGACGAGGGCAGctcagatgaagaggaggtgCCCAGGAGCCCCCTGAAGGTCTTAGCCCAGGTGGAAGCTGAGCCAGTGGACACAGAGACAAAG GGGGCCAGCATGAGCCaagggcccagccagagccaagggcccagccagagccaagggcccagccagagccacgGAGCTGCCCAGGCCGGGACTCCAAGTACTCCAGTGAAATCTCCTAGGTCCAAACGAGTTCTTCCAGCCACCGGTACCATCGAGTCCATCGACCTGGACGGAGTCCCACAGTCTGTCCCTAGACTGGACAACACCGCTGCCAAGCATAAACTGTCAGTCAAACCCAAAAACCAGAGGATCTCCCGCAAGCACCGCCGATTCACACAG GATTTGCAAGAGGTGGATATCTCTGGCATACTGCAGGAGGAAACAGATGCCGCCGACGTCCAATACAGAACCGCTGAGGAAGAGACACCCCCAGAGAAAACTAAGAAGCAGAAACTGCAGGAGGACGAGAGACAGGAGTCCAGGAGGAAGAGAGAACTGGCAGAACAAAGGcacagagaggaagaagaggataggAAGAAGAaagcagaggagtggaggctgcgtgagttagaggaggagagatgtcgCCAACAGGAGGAGGAACTTATacgtaaagaggaggaggaaaggaggcagggagaggagatggagaggaggatgaaagaagaagaggaaaggaggattagggaggaagaagaaaggagacagagagaactggAAGTGATGAGaatcagagaggaagaagagaggatacagagagaagaagagagaaggatgagggagGAATTGGAGCTTATGCAgcgagaggaggagcagaggacactggaggaagagaaaaggaggaaagaggaagaggaaagaatgaggaaagaggaagaggagaggaagcagcACGAACTGGAGGCAGAGCGTCTCTGTGTCGAGGAGGAAAAGAGACTGAAAGAggcagaagaagaggaggaaaggaagaaaaACCAGGTGGAAGAAAAGAGAAAACTGcttgcagaggaggaggaggagaagagactgtgTGCAGAAGTGGCTGCGAGCAGCTCTGACCCTGAAAGGAAGAGGAGGGCGGAGGAGGTGcgctggagagagatggaggagagacaaaGGCCGTTCACCTTCAAAGTGTCCTCTGGGGAGAAGCAGATTCTGTTCCAGAAGGTCAACCTGACGCCTGTTACGCCGGCCTCCAGCCAGCAGGGGGGCGCTGTGACTGAACACAAAGAGGGAGTCAAGGCCTCGTCCCCTGGAGGAGCTGACTCCCCAACCCTCCCGTCCTCTCAGTATGTCCCCCACACAGCCATCCTGGTGACGGGTGCCCAGCTCTGTGGGACTGCTGTCAACCTGGACCATATCAAAGAAACAGCTTGTAAGTCTCTCCTGGGTCTGGCAGATGAAAAGAAAGCTGCCATGGGCACCCCACCACCAACCAAGAGCAAGACTTCACCAGACCGCAAGTCTGGGAAAACCAAATCCCTCAGCGAGTCCACAGACCAGTCCAGTGCAGCCGTCCTTGCAGAGTGGGCCAGTATCCGCTCCAAGATATTCAAGGGGGCGGGGGAGGGAAAGTATGAGGAATACCCAGACCGCCAGAGCCGACCCAGCAGTGAGGACCAGAGTCCGTTCCTCCATAGCAACCTCAGGAAGACCATGTCCGCCAGCGCCAAGTTCTCCATCACCCCGGCCAGGAAGAAGTTTGCCGACTCAAACAGGAACTCTGAGGTGTTGAGtcaggaagagaaggaaggaggaaggcCAGCATCTGCTGTCTCCGACACCTCCTCCAGTGCCTCTGTTCCCCCTGCAGCTTCACCAGCCCCAGACAGCAAGACCCAGAGCCGGGGTGGTAAGACTGTCCGGATTGCAGATGGAACAGGGGAGTGCATGTTTGCCAAAGACCTCCCGTCTTTCATAGTCCCCAGCTCTTCCCAGGCCTCACCCAGACCCAAGGGCTCTGAGACAGATACTGGGAGCCTGGGAGGAGAATCAGAGGACTCTGATGGccgggaggagggggaggagaagggccaGCCATCTCCGTTTGGGATCAAGCTGAGGAGGACCAACTACTCCCTCCGCTTCCACAGTGATCAGTCGACAGACAAGAGGAAGAAGAGGTACAGCGCCGGCGACAGCTTTGACGGGGTCCCCTCACCTCTGACCCCCATTGACCGCGACTCTGACGCCTCAGTGTTCTCTAATAGCTCCAGCCCTGCATCTCCACTCAGAGAGAGCATTCCTGGGGTCAAGCCTGGACATGTGATTGTATCTCTTCCAGAGCCCCGGGCCAAAGCAGGCAAGTCTCCCACCCCTTCCATGCACAGCGAGGGGGAGAAGCTGCCGTCCAAACCCTCACTTTACCAGAGACCCAGCACATCCCCTAAACCTGcaacccctcccccctctccactccccaaaGTGGGCAGAGAGAGTTCCAGTGACGCAGTGGTCCAGAGGAGCTGGGTGGAGGCTGATTCAGCTGGCCATGAGGAgcgaggtgagaggaggagggaggagacctCAGCTGTGGCCCAGCTCCACAGGAACGGCCAGGGACAGAGCCAGGGCCAGGGGGAGGGGGAGCCCAAGGAGAAGAGGTCCTTCTTCCCCTCCATCAGTATCCCCTGGCGGGAGAAGGCTGACAGGAAGACGGAGCTCATCAGAAGAG AGGGAAAGCCATCACTGCAGAGTAGGCACTCATTGGACAGTACGCGGGTCCAGGACAAGGAGTCAGGGCCTCTGTGGATCACGCTAGCGCTGCAGAAACAGAAAGGCTTCAGGGAGCAGCAGCAGAGCCGAGACGAACGCCGCAGCCACAGAGAGGCCAAACTGTCTGAGAAGCAAACCAAGGACAAAGACAGC GATGTGTTGCTTAGTCCTATGGAGGGTAAGGGGAGTAGAAACACCAACTCTCCCAAACCACAGACACCGGAGGAAGCTAAGAGACCAGACACCCTCCTGGGCCGCTTGGAGCGCCGGGACCTCCTGAAGAAAGCCAACACCCTGCCCAGCTCTGTCACAG TTGAGATTGCAGACCCCACTCCATCGCCCCCTGCAGTGAAGGAGTTGACCAAGCGCTTCCCATCCACTGACTCTCCCCAGGTGTCCACTGAGCCGGCCTGGCTGGCTCTGGCCAAGCGCAAGGCTAAAGCCTGGAGTGACTGCCCTCAGATCATCAAATAA